The proteins below come from a single Danio aesculapii chromosome 25, fDanAes4.1, whole genome shotgun sequence genomic window:
- the LOC130219528 gene encoding zinc-alpha-2-glycoprotein-like isoform X1 has product MKTFYVFTCLFLYPTSALTGSHSLSLLLTYIKGETAFPVFSAIFMLDDITVGYYNSETKIYVSRGNTTNEDNVVDQSHLNTISDYVRVHFMRRSNHLKPVNNTETHVIYQIVSMCEVGNHKPGQMITKSAFRGSTVDELHFFDGKFTYQGILNYTKLEIKPYLELAMWRLENLYYPACVETLKSYLKKRGTQVNRKVKPRVRLIQKASDSGWLVASCLATGFYPRHINLTLLRDGQPVSDHEVTGGDLLPNGDGTYQMRKSLEIRAEEREKHKYTCSATHLSIDNKLIVTLEFEPGEPYKPVIFSVLFILALVLVFGIGVFIFRCRKRRAGMTKEKNYLENEKLSREALHVMLK; this is encoded by the exons ATGAAGACCTTTTATGTGTTTACGTGTTTGTTTTTGTATCCAACATCTGCTTTAACAG GTTCTCACTCTTTGTCATTGCTTCTAACATACATTAAGGGAGAAACAGCATTTCCAGTATTCAGTGCCATCTTTATGTTGGATGACATCACAGTTGGATATTATAATTCAGAAACGAAGATCTACGTTTCAAGAGGAAATACTACTAATGAAGATAACGTGGTGGATCAAAGTCACCTAAATACTATAAGTGACTATGTGCGTGTTCATTTTATGAGGAGATCAAATCATCTGAAACCTGTAAACAATACTGAAA CTCATGTAATTTATCAGATTGTTAGTATGTGTGAAGTGGGTAATCATAAACCTGGACAAATGATCACCAAAAGTGCATTTAGGGGCTCGACGGTTGATGAACTGCATTTTTTTGATGGGAAGTTTACATATCAGGGtatattaaattacacaaagCTAGAAATCAAACCCTATCTAGAACTAGCCATGTGGCGGCTTGAGAATTTATACTACCCAGCCTGCGTAGAAACCTTGAAgagttaccttaaaaaaagagGAACACAAGTAAACAGAAAAG tgaaaccAAGAGTCCGACTCATTCAGAAAGCCTCTGATTCTGGATGGCTTGTTGCGAGTTGTTTGGCGACAGGATTTTACCCTCGTCACATCAACCTGACCCTGTTGAGAGATGGACAGCCTGTATCTGATCATGAGGTCACTGGAGGAGATCTGCTGCCCAATGGAGACGGGACGTACCAGATGAGGAAGAGTCTGGAGATCAGAGCAGAGGAGAGGGAAAAACACAAATACACCTGCTCTGCCACACATCTTAGTATCGACAATAAACTCATCGTCACTTTGG AATTTGAACCAGGCGAGCCATATAAACCAGTGATATTCTCAGTGCTGTTCATTTTGGCGCTGGTCTTGGTGTTTGGGATTGGAGTTTTTATATTTAGGTGCAGGAAAAGAAGAGCAGGtatgacaaaagaaaaaaactatttagaGAATGAAAAATTATCCAGGGAGGCTTTACATGTGATgcttaaataa
- the LOC130219528 gene encoding class I histocompatibility antigen, F10 alpha chain-like isoform X2: MLDDITVGYYNSETKIYVSRGNTTNEDNVVDQSHLNTISDYVRVHFMRRSNHLKPVNNTETHVIYQIVSMCEVGNHKPGQMITKSAFRGSTVDELHFFDGKFTYQGILNYTKLEIKPYLELAMWRLENLYYPACVETLKSYLKKRGTQVNRKVKPRVRLIQKASDSGWLVASCLATGFYPRHINLTLLRDGQPVSDHEVTGGDLLPNGDGTYQMRKSLEIRAEEREKHKYTCSATHLSIDNKLIVTLEFEPGEPYKPVIFSVLFILALVLVFGIGVFIFRCRKRRAGMTKEKNYLENEKLSREALHVMLK, translated from the exons ATGTTGGATGACATCACAGTTGGATATTATAATTCAGAAACGAAGATCTACGTTTCAAGAGGAAATACTACTAATGAAGATAACGTGGTGGATCAAAGTCACCTAAATACTATAAGTGACTATGTGCGTGTTCATTTTATGAGGAGATCAAATCATCTGAAACCTGTAAACAATACTGAAA CTCATGTAATTTATCAGATTGTTAGTATGTGTGAAGTGGGTAATCATAAACCTGGACAAATGATCACCAAAAGTGCATTTAGGGGCTCGACGGTTGATGAACTGCATTTTTTTGATGGGAAGTTTACATATCAGGGtatattaaattacacaaagCTAGAAATCAAACCCTATCTAGAACTAGCCATGTGGCGGCTTGAGAATTTATACTACCCAGCCTGCGTAGAAACCTTGAAgagttaccttaaaaaaagagGAACACAAGTAAACAGAAAAG tgaaaccAAGAGTCCGACTCATTCAGAAAGCCTCTGATTCTGGATGGCTTGTTGCGAGTTGTTTGGCGACAGGATTTTACCCTCGTCACATCAACCTGACCCTGTTGAGAGATGGACAGCCTGTATCTGATCATGAGGTCACTGGAGGAGATCTGCTGCCCAATGGAGACGGGACGTACCAGATGAGGAAGAGTCTGGAGATCAGAGCAGAGGAGAGGGAAAAACACAAATACACCTGCTCTGCCACACATCTTAGTATCGACAATAAACTCATCGTCACTTTGG AATTTGAACCAGGCGAGCCATATAAACCAGTGATATTCTCAGTGCTGTTCATTTTGGCGCTGGTCTTGGTGTTTGGGATTGGAGTTTTTATATTTAGGTGCAGGAAAAGAAGAGCAGGtatgacaaaagaaaaaaactatttagaGAATGAAAAATTATCCAGGGAGGCTTTACATGTGATgcttaaataa
- the LOC130219804 gene encoding major histocompatibility complex class I-related gene protein-like → MIVSDAARGSTIDEIRYTNNTFTYMVTGNVSQEQIKPHLEGFKEEFATFFYPVCIKTIKNYLQKRESQVNRRETPNITLFKKASGSGGSYLSCLATRFYPRHINLTLLRDGQPVSDHELTGGDLLPNEDGTYQMRKSLEIRVEEREKHKYTCSVEHLGRNYTLDIILEFDPGEPFKSVIPLVLMIICLVLVFGAGFIIYKCCKRQAASSDCDYSASSTSE, encoded by the exons ATGATTGTTAGTGATGCAGCCAGAGGATCCACAATAGATGAAATACGTTATACTAATAATACATTCACATATATGGTGACTGGAAATGTTTCACAAGAACAAATTAAACCCCACCTGGAGGGATTTAAGGAGGAATTTGCTACGTTCTTTTACCCAGTCTGTATAAAAACTATCAAGAATTACCTACAAAAGAGAGAGTCTCAAGTGAATAGAAGAG AAACGCCCAATATAACACTCTTTAAGAAAGCCTCAGGCTCTGGAGGTTCTTATTTGAGTTGTTTGGCAACACGATTTTACCCTCGTCACATCAACCTGACTCTATTGAGAGATGGACAGCCTGTATCTGATCATGAGCTTACTGGAGGAGATCTGCTGCCCAATGAAGACGGGACGTACCAGATGAGGAAGAGTCTGGAGATCAGAGTAgaggagagagaaaaacacaaatacaccTGCTCTGTTGAACACCTCGGTCGCAACTACACATTGGACATAATTTTAG AATTTGATCCGGGTGAACCATTTAAATCTGTGATTCCCTTAGTGCTGATGATTATATGTTTGGTCTTGGTGTTTGGAGCTGGATTCATTATATATAAATGCTGCAAAAGACAAGCAG CTTCATCAGACTGTGATTATTCTGCTTCTTCCA CATCAGAATAA
- the LOC130219048 gene encoding class I histocompatibility antigen, F10 alpha chain-like, with the protein MNLEGYSHSLLFLATHIDGETPFPAFSVVLMLDDITVGYYNSETKMFIPRGNTTNEDEEVNFMNYYQKEYSNILERFREMSKNTTEGPVVHQLLSLCVLSDKDNVGQVITKIAFEGSTTYEMHFSGDAMTFHGMEKESTVHLELYKWFHVMEYNRGKQILNSYLKKRATQGKRRVKPRVRLIQKASDSGGFRVSCLATGFYPRHINLTLLRDGQPVSDHELTGGDLLPNGDGTYQMRKSLEIRAEEREKHKYTCSTTHLSLDNKLIVTLDFDHSEPFKSVIPSVLTVLALMLMFGVAAAVWKRWRAGQVKRSLGPPR; encoded by the exons ATGAATCTAGAAGGGT ATTCCCACTCCTTGCTGTTTCTTGCCACTCACATTGATGGAGAAACCCCGTTTCCTGCATTTAGTGTCGTACTTATGTTAGATGACATCACAGTTGGATACTATAATTCCGAGACAAAAATGTTCATTCCAAGAGGAAACACCACAAATGAAGACGAGGAAGTTAATTTTATGAACTATTACCAAAAGGAATATTCTAATATTTTGGAAAGATTTAGGGAAATGtctaaaaacacaacagaag GTCCTGTTGTTCATCAGTTGCTGAGTCTTTGTGTATTGTCAGACAAAGACAATGTTGGCCAAGTGATAACTAAGATTGCTTTTGAAGGCTCCACAACTTATGAAATGCATTTttctggtgacgcaatgacatttcATGGCATGGAGAAAGAGTCAACAGTACATCTAGAGTTGTACAAATGGTTTCATGTAATGGAATACAATCGCGGCAAACAGATTCTCAACAGCTATCTGAAAAAGAGAGCAACTCAAGGAAAGAGAAGAG TGAAACCGAGAGTCAGGCTTATCCAGAAAGCCTCAGACTCTGGAGGTTTTCGAGTGAGTTGTTTGGCGACAGGATTTTACCCTCGGCACATCAACCTGACCCTGTTGAGAGATGGACAGCCTGTATCTGATCATGAGCTCACTGGAGGAGATCTGCTGCCCAATGGAGACGGGACGTACCAGATGAGGAAGAGTCTGGAGATCAGAGCAGAGGAGAgagaaaaacataaatacacttgCTCTACCACTCATCTCAGTCTGGACAACAAACTCATCGTCACATTGG ATTTTGATCACAGTGAACCGTTTAAATCAGTGATTCCTTCAGTTCTGACAGTTTTGGCTCTGATGTTGATGTTTGGAGTTGCAGCTGCTGTGTGGAAAAGATGGCGTGCAG GCCAGGTCAAGAGATCATTGGGTCCTCCCAGGTAG